From a single Paenibacillus sp. FSL R5-0345 genomic region:
- the yajC gene encoding preprotein translocase subunit YajC has protein sequence MFQYAAATGGGSILGLVGPFVLMFVVFYFLLIRPQQKKTKTRNAMLKALKKGDKIVTIGGLHGTIMEISDDIVVLRVNDVTKLTFDRGSISHSVATDVEEKV, from the coding sequence ATGTTTCAATATGCAGCAGCAACAGGTGGAGGTAGTATACTAGGTCTTGTAGGTCCATTTGTACTTATGTTTGTAGTATTCTACTTCTTGCTGATTCGTCCGCAACAAAAGAAGACCAAAACTCGTAATGCGATGTTAAAGGCTTTGAAAAAGGGCGACAAGATCGTCACAATTGGTGGTCTTCACGGTACGATCATGGAAATCTCCGATGATATCGTGGTTCTACGGGTTAATGATGTAACTAAACTGACCTTTGATCGCGGTTCCATTAGTCACTCCGTTGCGACGGATGTGGAGGAGAAAGTATAG
- the ruvC gene encoding crossover junction endodeoxyribonuclease RuvC, with translation MRILGIDPGLAIVGFGFVDKEGHKLTPVQYGCIQTEAHTPEEERLLHVYEGMGQLIDKYKPDAVAIEKLFFARNVTTALPVAQARGVTILAAVQRGLPVSEYTPMMVKQAVVGYGKAEKRQVQEMVKLLLKLSAIPKPDDVADALAVAVCHAHSSSLNSKLNEVLRK, from the coding sequence TTGCGCATTTTGGGAATTGATCCAGGGCTGGCGATTGTCGGTTTTGGCTTTGTAGATAAGGAAGGTCATAAGTTGACTCCGGTCCAATATGGTTGTATCCAGACTGAGGCTCATACGCCTGAGGAAGAACGTTTGCTGCATGTCTATGAAGGCATGGGTCAGCTCATTGATAAATATAAACCTGATGCTGTAGCGATAGAGAAGTTGTTCTTCGCACGTAATGTTACAACAGCATTACCAGTAGCACAGGCCCGCGGAGTAACGATATTAGCTGCTGTACAGCGCGGCCTACCCGTCTCGGAATATACACCGATGATGGTGAAGCAGGCTGTTGTTGGTTATGGTAAGGCAGAGAAGCGGCAGGTACAGGAAATGGTGAAGCTGTTGTTGAAATTATCGGCGATCCCTAAACCGGATGATGTAGCGGATGCACTTGCGGTAGCGGTATGTCATGCCCATTCGAGCAGTCTTAATTCTAAATTAAATGAGGTATTGCGAAAATGA
- the queA gene encoding tRNA preQ1(34) S-adenosylmethionine ribosyltransferase-isomerase QueA encodes MNVDAYDFHLPEELIAQTPLSDRSSSRLLLVNKEDGALAHRHFTDIINYFQPGDTLVLNDTRVIPARLFGVKEDTGAKAEVLLLKNLGDDRWEALVKPGKKLKTGAVIIFSDELRAVIEDEADMGGRTLRFIYQGIFQEILDRLGTMPLPPYIKETLDDRERYQTVYAKHEGSAAAPTAGLHFTKELLEQIEAKGVNIAYITLHVGLGTFRPMSVEKVEEHVMHSEYFVMSQETADTINATKEQGGRIIAVGTTSCRTLETVGRQCEGGPLVECSGWTDIFIYPGYKFSVVNALITNFHLPKSTLVMLVSALAGREHILAAYEEAINQKYRFFSFGDAMFIY; translated from the coding sequence ATGAATGTAGACGCATATGATTTTCATTTGCCGGAAGAATTAATTGCCCAGACACCACTCTCTGACCGTAGCTCTTCTAGACTACTCCTAGTAAATAAGGAGGATGGGGCGCTGGCTCACCGGCATTTTACCGATATTATTAATTATTTTCAACCGGGAGATACGCTCGTTCTGAATGATACGAGAGTCATTCCTGCCAGATTGTTTGGGGTTAAAGAAGATACGGGAGCTAAGGCTGAAGTGCTTCTTCTAAAGAATTTGGGAGACGATCGATGGGAAGCGCTTGTTAAGCCGGGTAAGAAGCTTAAGACAGGAGCGGTTATCATCTTTAGTGATGAGCTTCGTGCTGTTATCGAGGACGAGGCTGATATGGGCGGCCGAACGCTTCGCTTCATTTATCAGGGTATTTTCCAAGAGATTTTGGACAGGCTGGGAACGATGCCACTGCCTCCTTATATTAAGGAAACACTGGATGATCGTGAACGATATCAGACCGTTTATGCTAAGCATGAGGGATCGGCAGCTGCTCCTACAGCAGGGCTTCATTTTACCAAAGAACTGTTGGAACAGATTGAGGCAAAGGGTGTAAATATCGCTTATATCACACTTCATGTGGGTCTCGGTACGTTCCGTCCAATGTCTGTTGAGAAGGTTGAAGAGCATGTTATGCATTCAGAGTATTTTGTAATGTCTCAAGAAACAGCAGACACTATAAATGCTACCAAGGAACAAGGGGGCCGCATTATTGCAGTTGGAACGACTTCTTGTCGGACACTTGAGACGGTAGGAAGACAATGTGAAGGCGGTCCGCTTGTTGAATGTAGTGGTTGGACGGATATTTTCATCTATCCGGGATATAAGTTTAGTGTAGTCAATGCGTTAATTACTAATTTTCATTTGCCAAAGTCAACTTTGGTAATGTTGGTTAGTGCTTTGGCAGGTCGGGAACATATTTTAGCTGCTTATGAAGAAGCGATAAATCAGAAGTACCGGTTTTTTAGCTTTGGAGATGCAATGTTTATTTACTAA
- the ruvA gene encoding Holliday junction branch migration protein RuvA: protein MIDFLRGPVVHLESEYVVLDVQGVGYRVFCPNPYTFAKVEGPVTIYIHYQTREDATLLFGFPTREEQRLFRKLIEVSGIGPKVALGILTGGTPDQLISAIYQENITFLTKLPGIGKKTAQRMILDLKDKLDGLSMASMQTGLFAVPMEERADGLAWQEARDALKGLGYTESELDRVWLAMKKEGAETGTVDVLMKKALGLLYIAK, encoded by the coding sequence ATGATAGATTTCTTAAGAGGACCCGTCGTTCATTTGGAGTCAGAATATGTGGTGCTGGATGTACAAGGAGTAGGCTATCGGGTGTTCTGCCCGAACCCTTATACTTTCGCTAAAGTAGAAGGGCCTGTAACGATCTATATTCACTATCAAACACGTGAGGATGCTACGCTGCTGTTCGGGTTCCCGACACGGGAGGAGCAAAGATTGTTCCGCAAGTTGATAGAGGTATCTGGGATCGGTCCGAAGGTTGCACTCGGAATACTGACAGGTGGAACTCCAGATCAGTTGATTTCGGCAATTTACCAAGAGAATATCACCTTCCTAACGAAACTGCCGGGCATTGGCAAAAAAACGGCGCAGCGGATGATTCTAGATTTGAAGGATAAGCTGGACGGACTCAGTATGGCCTCGATGCAAACGGGATTATTTGCAGTGCCGATGGAAGAAAGGGCGGATGGGTTAGCTTGGCAAGAAGCTAGAGATGCTCTTAAAGGATTGGGTTATACCGAAAGTGAATTGGATCGCGTGTGGCTCGCTATGAAGAAAGAGGGAGCAGAGACAGGGACTGTAGATGTGTTAATGAAGAAGGCACTGGGGCTGTTATACATTGCTAAATAA
- a CDS encoding phosphatase PAP2 family protein produces the protein MFYQSMNHIVLYTVALVVILVWIGARRNPIMALVEIGREMLRSYKFLLLMAGMFGVLVLNKYELQIEEKMHLASDYTSFVFGLEGHFVQAVQDIFYSPWLTPIIVFFYIFMLQSVLAASLGVYLLDKNRVMLYATCYAIIINYAVAIPFYLYFPVNEVWSYVPAGVRFTMLDVFPKFEQEYRPLSGLNNCFPSLHTSISVTMALLAFRSGNRRWMVITSISAVVIVFGIFYLGIHWLTDMIGGTLLAVLASTVGVQLAKLTLRGREESLTVRSRITDMR, from the coding sequence TTGTTTTACCAATCAATGAACCATATTGTTTTGTACACAGTTGCATTAGTAGTGATATTAGTATGGATTGGCGCTCGTCGTAATCCCATCATGGCATTAGTTGAAATTGGGAGAGAGATGCTGCGATCCTATAAGTTTTTGCTACTGATGGCAGGAATGTTTGGTGTACTGGTCTTGAATAAATATGAACTGCAAATTGAAGAAAAAATGCATCTTGCCTCAGATTATACATCCTTTGTATTTGGATTAGAGGGGCATTTTGTCCAAGCTGTTCAGGATATATTCTATAGTCCATGGCTAACGCCTATCATAGTTTTCTTCTACATTTTCATGCTTCAATCTGTACTAGCAGCTTCTCTAGGTGTTTATCTGTTAGATAAGAACCGTGTGATGCTGTACGCAACCTGCTATGCTATTATCATTAACTATGCCGTAGCGATTCCATTCTACCTATATTTCCCTGTAAATGAGGTATGGTCCTATGTACCTGCAGGTGTTAGGTTTACTATGCTGGATGTATTTCCGAAGTTTGAGCAAGAGTACCGCCCTCTATCCGGTCTCAACAACTGCTTCCCGAGTCTACATACGTCCATTTCCGTTACAATGGCACTACTGGCATTCCGTTCAGGGAACCGCCGCTGGATGGTCATTACGAGTATTTCCGCAGTCGTAATCGTCTTTGGTATTTTCTATCTGGGCATTCATTGGCTTACAGATATGATAGGCGGCACTCTGCTAGCAGTCTTGGCTTCTACAGTTGGTGTTCAGCTTGCCAAATTGACTTTACGGGGACGTGAAGAATCGCTCACAGTTCGCAGCCGAATAACGGATATGCGTTAA
- a CDS encoding SpoIID/LytB domain-containing protein: MKHTKMKWRGIAPLSKGLLAAAIAVGSLLIPAGASHADSNSTIRVALYADIGSKYKSTVPVVTMQSTQSFTLMSNQPGSAPLLSVPAQSRIRVSVDGYRVKVMETSSWKTAADAAKKLQSTSDKPQIFMISRNGTNVYQLYTGVYASEAAAKDGLARVVKAGLGIPADQTPAVKGDKHLSAGRYSSEQEADSALSSITAAGFDAWKVLLSGSDGSAQYEVWVGEAANDKDLAAVQTAVSAALPQLAGSAATSPGLMLRVDAGLDFSNEIQANHYMVSGNDAKFLAVGNEAGIQLEERSKRTYRGNMELSNLRGSLAVINEVPLEQYLYAVVGGEVSSSWPDEALKAQAVAARSYAMAQGNRFDVANVVDSTLSQVYNGIGSEAPVIIKAVDATAGEVLMSGGKVVEAVFSSNSGGVTADPSEVWGNGGDAFASVPSKEDVAATATAKKWYYLLLANGTSGYAREDNIKLTGNKTAAGLDIATATTKDVNVRPLPAVESSVSAVGKLNPGENAVVLDKVYESGSYSWIKGPYTSADLLKSLQGKTTSTLPSSILNLQVTQRGPSGRAIQVKANGQSLDVKYPDMFRSAFNGLPSTLFDIVPAGSYTVLGADGTTSTIGSSQSAGVLSASGKVNVNGSGTVVMGGDSSARAITNSSGFLFIGQGYGHGLGMSQWGVKGMADSGYDYKQILQHYYQNVTIVKE, from the coding sequence ATGAAGCATACGAAGATGAAATGGAGAGGTATAGCTCCACTAAGCAAAGGATTGCTAGCAGCTGCAATTGCTGTGGGAAGTCTCTTGATCCCTGCGGGTGCCAGTCATGCCGATTCTAATAGTACGATACGAGTTGCCCTTTATGCCGATATTGGTAGTAAATATAAATCTACCGTGCCAGTAGTAACTATGCAATCAACACAAAGCTTTACTTTGATGTCAAACCAACCAGGGAGCGCTCCTTTGTTATCGGTGCCTGCGCAGAGCAGAATTCGTGTTAGTGTGGATGGTTATAGAGTGAAGGTAATGGAGACTTCAAGCTGGAAAACAGCTGCTGATGCGGCTAAAAAGCTTCAGTCTACTTCTGATAAGCCTCAGATTTTTATGATTTCTAGAAATGGAACCAATGTGTACCAGTTGTATACAGGGGTCTATGCCAGTGAAGCTGCTGCCAAGGATGGGCTTGCCCGTGTAGTAAAGGCAGGGCTCGGTATTCCTGCTGATCAAACCCCTGCAGTGAAAGGCGATAAGCATTTATCGGCGGGTCGCTATTCTTCGGAACAAGAAGCTGATAGTGCTCTGAGTAGTATTACAGCTGCTGGTTTTGATGCATGGAAGGTGTTATTGTCGGGAAGTGATGGCAGCGCTCAGTATGAAGTATGGGTTGGCGAAGCTGCGAACGATAAAGATTTGGCTGCTGTTCAGACTGCAGTGTCTGCAGCATTGCCGCAGCTGGCTGGATCTGCTGCGACTTCACCCGGGTTAATGTTGCGTGTAGATGCTGGGCTTGATTTTAGCAATGAAATACAGGCTAATCATTATATGGTTTCCGGAAATGATGCTAAGTTTTTGGCAGTTGGCAATGAGGCTGGAATTCAGCTCGAAGAAAGATCCAAGCGTACCTACCGTGGAAATATGGAGCTAAGTAATTTGAGAGGCTCTCTAGCGGTTATCAATGAAGTGCCACTGGAACAATATTTGTACGCAGTGGTTGGAGGAGAGGTTTCCTCCAGCTGGCCGGATGAAGCTCTAAAGGCTCAGGCTGTCGCCGCCCGAAGCTATGCAATGGCGCAAGGCAACCGTTTTGATGTAGCGAATGTAGTAGATTCTACATTGAGTCAGGTATATAACGGAATTGGATCAGAGGCTCCTGTCATTATTAAGGCTGTGGATGCTACTGCTGGTGAAGTGTTGATGAGTGGTGGCAAAGTTGTGGAGGCTGTGTTCTCCTCGAACAGTGGCGGTGTAACAGCTGATCCATCGGAGGTATGGGGCAATGGTGGAGATGCATTCGCCAGTGTTCCCAGCAAAGAGGATGTCGCAGCTACCGCGACCGCTAAGAAGTGGTATTATTTACTGCTCGCTAATGGCACCTCAGGATACGCACGTGAGGATAACATTAAATTGACAGGGAATAAAACTGCAGCGGGACTGGACATCGCGACAGCTACCACTAAAGATGTCAATGTACGACCCCTTCCTGCTGTTGAAAGTAGTGTAAGTGCGGTAGGTAAGTTGAATCCAGGCGAGAATGCAGTTGTTCTGGATAAAGTTTATGAGTCCGGCAGCTATAGCTGGATCAAAGGGCCATATACCTCTGCCGACCTTCTAAAAAGCTTGCAGGGTAAAACAACCAGCACGCTCCCTTCCAGCATTCTTAATTTGCAGGTTACTCAGCGCGGTCCTTCTGGAAGAGCGATTCAGGTGAAAGCAAATGGTCAGTCTCTGGATGTGAAATATCCTGATATGTTCCGTTCTGCGTTTAATGGATTGCCAAGTACATTGTTTGATATTGTACCAGCCGGAAGTTATACTGTATTAGGCGCTGACGGTACTACTAGCACGATTGGAAGTTCACAGAGCGCAGGTGTACTCTCTGCATCAGGTAAGGTTAATGTAAACGGCAGTGGAACTGTAGTGATGGGCGGGGATTCATCAGCCAGAGCGATTACTAACAGTTCGGGCTTTCTATTCATTGGCCAAGGATACGGTCATGGTCTAGGCATGTCACAATGGGGCGTAAAAGGCATGGCTGACAGCGGGTATGATTACAAGCAGATATTGCAACACTATTATCAGAACGTTACTATAGTTAAGGAATGA
- the ruvB gene encoding Holliday junction branch migration DNA helicase RuvB: MDDRIISANLMMDEQAVELSLRPRYLGEYIGQNQVKENLKIYIEAAKMRSEALDHVLLYGPPGLGKTTLANIIANELGVNLRTTSGPAIERPGDLAALLTNLQEGDVLFIDEIHRLHRTVEEVMYPAMEDFALDIMIGKGPSARSVRLDLPPFTLIGATTRAGLLSAPLRDRFGVVSRLEYYTIDELSYIVARNADLLGIEIIGDAAEEIALRSRGTPRIANRLLKRVRDFAQVRGDGIITPEISGEALRMLQVDPRGLDSIDHKMLRAMISSFRGGPVGLDTIAATIGEESQTIEDVYEPYLLQIGFLQRSPRGRIVTPAAYHHLGLPLPPEQH; this comes from the coding sequence ATGGATGACCGGATCATATCCGCAAATTTGATGATGGACGAGCAGGCGGTAGAATTAAGCTTACGCCCTCGTTATCTGGGAGAATATATCGGACAGAATCAGGTAAAAGAAAACCTGAAAATATATATCGAAGCGGCCAAAATGAGAAGTGAAGCGCTGGATCATGTGCTGCTTTACGGGCCTCCAGGTCTCGGTAAAACAACACTCGCGAACATTATCGCCAATGAGCTGGGTGTGAATTTACGAACCACGTCCGGTCCTGCTATAGAGCGGCCGGGAGATCTAGCCGCCCTGCTGACGAACCTGCAGGAAGGCGATGTGCTGTTCATCGATGAAATTCACCGCTTGCACCGGACGGTGGAGGAGGTTATGTATCCGGCGATGGAAGACTTCGCGCTGGATATCATGATCGGCAAAGGACCAAGTGCCCGTTCGGTACGATTGGATCTGCCGCCTTTCACACTTATAGGTGCTACCACCCGTGCCGGGCTATTGTCAGCGCCACTGCGTGATCGCTTCGGAGTGGTCAGCCGCTTGGAGTACTATACGATAGATGAGCTGAGCTACATTGTGGCTCGAAATGCAGATCTTTTAGGGATTGAGATTATCGGTGATGCGGCGGAAGAGATAGCGCTTCGTTCCCGGGGAACGCCGCGGATTGCGAACCGACTATTGAAGCGGGTTCGTGATTTTGCTCAAGTGCGCGGAGACGGGATTATAACCCCTGAGATTTCTGGGGAAGCCCTGAGGATGCTACAAGTAGACCCACGCGGGTTGGATAGCATCGATCACAAGATGTTAAGAGCAATGATTTCAAGCTTTCGTGGCGGTCCTGTAGGGCTGGATACGATTGCTGCCACAATTGGTGAGGAAAGTCAGACGATTGAGGACGTTTATGAGCCTTACCTGCTGCAGATCGGATTCTTGCAGCGGAGTCCTCGTGGAAGAATTGTAACCCCGGCCGCTTATCATCACTTAGGCCTTCCGCTCCCTCCGGAGCAGCACTGA
- a CDS encoding BofC C-terminal domain-containing protein: MAFTLLAWRSMQVPEEISGLLTNSSLADSTESELAAAVFKVGVDSGEEKEKAALNNEQLLQTITQSGLSRTVHLKISYVSGEEIQTLPGVKNPLQLKKIINEHPAWNGWISSEGDLWLEQKVNDLSTLTKKEAYIGVDAFGNLKLFKGPPVQEKVLKTFFQMDMGSLKSSLPENMWKELHEGIRVQDIEEYNSVLSTFSDYAREAAEHVMQNKQ; this comes from the coding sequence GTGGCTTTTACTTTACTAGCTTGGCGCAGTATGCAGGTGCCTGAGGAAATCAGTGGGCTGCTGACGAATTCTAGCTTGGCGGATAGTACTGAAAGTGAATTGGCCGCAGCTGTGTTTAAAGTAGGCGTGGACAGCGGTGAGGAGAAAGAGAAGGCTGCTTTAAATAACGAACAACTGTTGCAGACAATCACTCAAAGCGGACTCAGCAGAACCGTTCATTTAAAAATATCGTATGTATCCGGGGAAGAAATTCAGACATTGCCGGGTGTAAAGAACCCGCTTCAGCTTAAGAAAATTATTAACGAACACCCTGCTTGGAACGGTTGGATCAGCAGCGAGGGAGATTTGTGGCTGGAACAAAAAGTGAATGATCTCTCGACCCTTACGAAAAAAGAAGCCTACATCGGTGTCGATGCTTTTGGAAATTTGAAATTATTTAAAGGACCCCCGGTGCAGGAAAAGGTTTTGAAGACTTTTTTTCAAATGGATATGGGTTCCTTAAAGTCCTCTTTACCGGAAAATATGTGGAAAGAGCTTCATGAAGGCATTCGTGTGCAGGATATAGAGGAGTACAACAGCGTGTTGTCCACCTTCAGTGACTATGCGCGTGAGGCTGCCGAACATGTCATGCAGAACAAGCAATAG
- the tgt gene encoding tRNA guanosine(34) transglycosylase Tgt yields MAAITYEHIKTCKQSGARLGRVHTPHGVIETPAFMPVGTQATVKTMSPEELKEMDAHIILSNTYHLFLRPGHDIVREAGGLHKFMNWDRPILTDSGGFQVFSLSDMRKITEEGVHFRSHLNGDKKFLSPEVAMEVQNALGSDIMMAFDECPPFPAEYDYVKKSLERTTRWAERCLKSHARPNDQGLFAIVQGGMYEDLRRQSAADLTSMDFPGYAIGGLSVGESKQLMYEVLDYTVPLLPQGKPRYLMGVGSPDALLEGSIRGVDMFDCVLPTRIARNGTTMTSQGRLVVRNAKYARDFGPLDPECNCYTCRNYSRAYLRHLIKADETFGLRLTTYHNLHFLLDLMRKVREAIKEDRLLDFRDEFFAKYGLYDNLKGF; encoded by the coding sequence ATGGCAGCAATTACTTATGAGCACATCAAAACGTGCAAACAATCCGGAGCAAGACTTGGAAGAGTCCACACTCCACATGGTGTGATTGAGACACCTGCATTTATGCCAGTCGGCACACAAGCCACAGTCAAGACAATGAGTCCTGAAGAACTGAAAGAAATGGATGCTCATATTATTTTGAGTAATACGTACCATCTATTCCTGAGACCGGGACATGATATCGTTCGTGAAGCAGGCGGACTGCACAAGTTCATGAACTGGGACCGTCCTATTCTGACGGATAGCGGCGGGTTTCAAGTATTCTCGCTCAGTGACATGCGCAAGATCACAGAAGAAGGCGTTCATTTCCGTTCTCATCTAAATGGGGACAAGAAGTTCTTGTCTCCTGAAGTAGCTATGGAGGTTCAAAACGCACTTGGCTCTGATATCATGATGGCATTCGATGAGTGTCCACCATTCCCAGCTGAATATGATTACGTGAAAAAATCACTGGAGCGTACAACACGCTGGGCGGAACGTTGCCTGAAAAGTCATGCTCGTCCGAATGATCAAGGTCTATTCGCTATCGTGCAAGGTGGTATGTATGAGGATCTTCGCCGTCAGAGTGCGGCTGATTTGACTTCCATGGATTTCCCGGGGTATGCTATTGGGGGGCTCAGCGTCGGAGAGTCCAAGCAGCTAATGTATGAAGTGCTGGATTATACAGTTCCCCTGCTGCCACAAGGAAAACCTCGCTATCTAATGGGCGTTGGTTCACCGGATGCACTGCTGGAAGGATCAATCCGGGGAGTGGACATGTTTGACTGTGTTCTGCCTACTCGTATTGCTCGAAATGGAACAACGATGACCAGTCAGGGAAGACTCGTTGTACGCAACGCAAAGTATGCCCGCGATTTTGGGCCGCTTGATCCGGAGTGCAATTGCTACACATGCCGGAATTATTCCCGCGCTTATTTGCGCCATCTAATCAAAGCCGATGAAACCTTCGGACTTCGATTGACGACATACCATAACTTACACTTCCTGTTGGATTTGATGCGTAAAGTACGTGAAGCCATCAAGGAAGATCGGCTGCTTGATTTTCGCGATGAGTTTTTCGCAAAATACGGATTATATGATAATCTTAAAGGCTTCTAG
- a CDS encoding CocE/NonD family hydrolase → MTTYLNTTTFNFYCSGIYSGKIHFTEQQIMLAKVDPRRRTQMQYNVLDSQFKTVLPFQKIHEHIDAYAKAKWVNDEVVLSNGDLYQKHIQYQAVMDGRELTSQVWALRNETALDIVTLDGEIIAFLTPNRYGIELIVKAGYEKLTPLVVYDDPLLSKPEYGVNDLGTDLIPMRDGVRLATDVFLPEGIQPGTKLPTILVRTCYDRNGKKEIFMRWANKGYAVVSQDVRGRADSEGELIPFYNERDDGYDTIDWIIAQEWSDGNVGMWGASYLGFVVVSAATSGHPNLKAVVDEVNVGSPFVDTARKGGTLCSWPLLSWTLAQSVGTRTDFDIFGGITVNPEAAVDARPIKEIPQQMIGKASGPWDLWSQHPEYDDFWRNCTFTVRGDQVQVPMYVISGWYDGDSPGVSETWRMLTEHDVPNRKIRLGAWEHGPNRARDYEGVSFGNDAVVYDYDVSVLRWFDRFLKGIPNGIDQEPRASYYVVGENQWRTSEDWTPVEATTTPFYLSSGGRANSGQGDGKLLTAPEEHSPEDTYVYNPNDPMDDSGEREPENLRKYELRNDILVYTSEVLTEELTIAGELSAIIYAASTGKDTDWVVTLSDVNEQGDSIRLSNYIVRAKYRHGFDAPELLTPGQVEEYDIFMPNIAHRFAVGHRIRFSITSSSKFVAFPNTNTGGNPYEDTEAITVLQTVYHNSEYPSHVKLPVIPNA, encoded by the coding sequence ATGACAACATATTTGAACACAACTACATTTAACTTCTACTGTTCGGGCATTTATTCAGGGAAAATACATTTTACGGAACAACAGATTATGCTCGCCAAGGTTGATCCACGTAGACGAACACAAATGCAGTACAACGTGTTGGATAGCCAGTTCAAGACCGTTCTTCCATTTCAGAAAATCCATGAACATATAGACGCTTATGCTAAAGCAAAATGGGTCAATGATGAGGTAGTTCTAAGTAACGGTGATCTTTATCAAAAGCATATTCAGTATCAGGCTGTAATGGATGGCCGTGAGCTTACTTCACAAGTATGGGCGCTGCGAAATGAGACGGCACTGGATATCGTGACCTTGGACGGTGAGATTATTGCTTTTCTTACGCCGAATCGGTATGGCATCGAGCTGATTGTTAAAGCAGGATATGAGAAGCTGACGCCTCTGGTTGTTTATGATGATCCCCTTTTGTCCAAACCAGAGTATGGTGTGAATGATTTGGGTACGGATCTGATTCCGATGCGCGACGGTGTGAGATTAGCGACGGATGTATTTCTACCTGAAGGCATTCAGCCGGGAACCAAGCTTCCGACGATTCTGGTAAGAACCTGTTATGACCGTAACGGGAAAAAAGAGATTTTTATGAGATGGGCCAACAAAGGTTATGCCGTGGTGTCGCAGGACGTTAGAGGCCGGGCGGATTCGGAAGGGGAATTGATCCCTTTTTATAATGAACGGGATGATGGCTATGATACGATCGATTGGATTATCGCGCAGGAATGGTCGGACGGAAATGTTGGCATGTGGGGCGCGTCCTATCTGGGCTTTGTGGTTGTCTCAGCGGCGACCAGCGGGCATCCCAATTTAAAGGCTGTTGTGGATGAAGTGAATGTCGGCTCACCGTTTGTAGATACGGCGCGTAAGGGTGGAACGCTTTGCTCTTGGCCACTCTTGTCTTGGACGCTTGCACAATCTGTAGGCACCCGAACGGATTTTGATATTTTTGGGGGCATTACGGTGAACCCAGAAGCGGCCGTCGATGCAAGACCGATTAAGGAGATTCCTCAACAAATGATCGGTAAAGCATCCGGACCATGGGATCTATGGAGCCAGCATCCGGAGTATGATGATTTCTGGAGAAACTGTACCTTTACAGTGCGTGGGGATCAGGTGCAGGTCCCTATGTATGTAATCTCAGGCTGGTATGACGGTGACAGCCCTGGTGTATCGGAGACTTGGAGAATGCTGACTGAACATGATGTGCCGAATCGCAAAATCCGTTTAGGAGCTTGGGAGCATGGTCCAAACCGGGCCAGAGACTATGAGGGTGTAAGCTTCGGCAATGATGCAGTGGTTTATGATTATGATGTTTCTGTATTGCGCTGGTTTGACCGCTTCCTCAAAGGCATTCCGAACGGAATAGATCAGGAGCCTAGAGCCTCTTATTATGTCGTTGGTGAGAATCAGTGGAGAACATCGGAGGATTGGACACCGGTTGAAGCAACAACTACGCCGTTTTACCTTTCCAGTGGTGGCCGGGCTAATTCAGGACAAGGAGATGGGAAGCTGCTTACAGCGCCAGAGGAGCATTCACCAGAAGATACTTATGTCTATAACCCAAATGATCCTATGGATGATAGCGGGGAACGAGAGCCTGAAAACTTGAGAAAATATGAGCTGCGAAATGATATTCTTGTGTACACTAGTGAGGTGTTGACAGAAGAATTAACTATAGCTGGCGAATTGTCTGCTATCATCTACGCTGCCAGCACAGGTAAGGATACGGATTGGGTAGTTACGCTTAGTGATGTAAATGAACAAGGAGACTCTATCAGGTTATCTAACTATATTGTCAGAGCAAAATATCGTCACGGGTTTGATGCACCAGAACTGCTCACTCCTGGCCAAGTGGAGGAATACGATATTTTCATGCCGAATATTGCTCACAGATTTGCGGTAGGACACCGAATTCGTTTCTCGATTACCTCGTCCAGTAAATTCGTTGCTTTCCCTAATACGAATACTGGCGGTAACCCGTATGAAGATACAGAGGCGATTACAGTGCTGCAGACGGTTTACCATAATAGTGAATATCCAAGCCATGTGAAGCTGCCGGTTATTCCTAACGCCTGA